The genomic region ATAGAAGAAGAAATAGAAGATATTGCAAAAGAAGCAGATGTAACAAATGAAACATTTAGTATTTATATTAGTGGTATTGATACATATGGTAGTGTAGGGACAGTATCAAGGTCAGATGTGAATCTGATTTTAACAGTTAACCCTACTACTAAAGAAATACTAATGACAAGTATTCCTAGAGATATGTATGTAGATGTTTCTTATAGTACATCATTGAAAGATAAGTTAACTCATGCAGGAAATTATGGTATTAATACTTCTGTAGAAACAATAGAGAACTTCTTAGATATCGATATCAATTACTATCTGAAAGTAAACTTCACATCATTGATTGATATTGTCGATGCATTAGGTGGTGTAAATGTATATTCTCAATATTCATTTACAACACTTACAGGTGGATATTATATTTCCTCTGGTTATAATCAGTTAGAGGGATATGAGGCGTTGTGTTTCGTTAGAGAAAGATATAGTCTTCCTAATGGAGATTATGATCGTGGTATTAATCAAACAGAATTACTAAAAGCAATGATTGAAAAGGTTATTTCACCAACTATTATTACAAACTACACATCCATATTGAACTCAATTGATGGATCGTTTGTAACAAACATGTCAGAAAGTGAAATCCAAAGCTTGATTAAAATGCAGATAAGTGATATGGCATCATGGACATTCCAAACAGTACAAGTAGAAGGTACCGGTGGTGCATATGCATATACTGCAAGTTATCCTAGTCAAAAACTATCAGTACAATATCCAGTAGATTCTTCTGTGCAAGAAGTATCGGATTATATTAATGCTATGATGACTGGAGAAAGCATTACAGTAGAATAAATAAGAAAAGGGGAACTATTTTGAATACGTTATTATTACCAACACTTTTAATAACAATTGAATCATTAGTATATTTAATAATAGGAAACTGTTTAAACATTCCTTTAGAATTAAGTATAAGAACATTAGTCTTATACTTAATCTTTATGTTTACATACGGACACTATTCACAAAGAACAACACTAATATGGGATGAAATGAAAAATGTTGCTAAAGCAATGTTTCTCTATTTCATCGCCATATTTATGTTTGTTTCAGTAGATACTTATCCTTTAAGTATCTTCTTATATGGTTGCATTAGTGTTAGTATGTTTCTTTTTGCAATAGGTTTAAGTAGATTCTTACGTGTTAAACTACGTAGTTATATTGCAAGAAGGACACTAGTAATAGGAACAGGAAAAGAAGCAGTACGATATTTAGATATTACTAAAAACAATAGATTTGCTTTAACAAAAGTAGTAGGAATGGTGTCACTAGATGCAACTCCTAAGTTTGGTGGAAAGCTGTTTGAAACACAAACTATTTCTTCTAAACATATAAACTTAGGACAATATGGATATTATCAATTAGATGAAGTAATCTTAAAAAAACGTATTAATCAAATTGTAATAATATTACCAGATGTAGAAAGAAAAATAACAGAAGAAGTAATGAGAGATGTTAATGGAAAAGTACGTCACATTAAGTTCTTTGTAGAAGGAACAGGATTAATTACATTCTCTTCTGTAGTACAAGACTTTGATGGATTACTGTTAGTATCTACTTCTAGATCTACCATGAGTATTCTAGATAGAATTCTAAAACGTACAGTAGATATATTAGCAGGACTAGTAGGATGTCTTATCAACATCCCACTAGCCTTAATGATTAAATATAAGTATGTAAAAAACGGAGATAAAGATCCTATTATTTTCTGTCAAGATAGAATAGGTAAAGATGGTAAAACTATAAAAATATATAAATTTAGAACAATGATTCCTAATGCAGAAGCAGTATTAGAGAAGTTAATGGATGAAAATCCATCCATTAAAAAAGAGTATCTTATTAACAAAAAACTAAGGAATGATCCTAGGATCACTCCTTTAGGTAATAAACTAAGAAATTCATCACTAGATGAATTCCCTCAGTTTATTAATGTCCTAAAAGGAGAAATGTCTTTAGTAGGACCTAGACCATATCTCTTTAGAGAAAAAGAAGATATGGATATCTACTTTGATGCGATAGTATCTTGTAAACCAGGTATAACAGGTATGTGGCAAGCCAATGGTAGAAGTGATGTAGGATTTGAAGATAGATGTAAGTTAGATGATTATTACTATAATAACTGGTCAGTGTCATTAGATTTTGTTATAATTTATAAAACTGTAAAGGGTGTATTCTACGGAAAAGGGGCGTTGTAATTTATAAATAAATATTTTTCTGTTTATCATGCAAATGAATGTTAAAAAGAATTAAAAATAATTTGAAGAATTTATACAAAAAGGATGTGTTTGGATAGTATGAATGAATTAGTATCAATTATTACTCCTTGTTTTAACAGTGAGGACCTTATTGAAGAAACAATCCGCTCTGTACAAGAGCAAGATTATACAAATTGGGAAATGATCATTATTGATGATTGTTCTAGTGATGGTACAAGTTTAATAGTAGAAAAATTTACAAGAAAAGATAAACGAATTAAATTTATCCAGTTGAGAAATAACTCCGGTGCTGCAGTTGCAAGGAATAAAGGTCTTGACGAAGCGCAAGGGCGTTTTATTGCTTATTTGGATGCTGATGATTTATGGGTCCCAAATAAACTAACTATGCAAATTGATTTTTTAGTAAAAAACGGTTATGGATTCTCTTGTTGCGATTATGAGAAAATTGATATAGATGGGGTTTCATTGAATAAATACATTTCAATGCCGAAAAGCATGTCATATAATCAGTTTTTACGCAATACCATCATTCAAACAGTAGGTGTAATAATTGACTTAGATATTATTGATAAAAAATTGTTGATAATGCCAAATGTTAGACGTGGTCAAGATGCAGCAACATGGTTACAAATTTTAAAAAGTGGGACTGAATTCAAGGGTCAAAATATTGTACTTGCAAAATATAGAAGAGTACCAAAATCTCTTAGTTCAAACAAAATTAAAGCGTTTAAAAGAACGTGGTACATATATAGGCATATTGAAAAATTATCATTTATTAAATCTTTTTACTGTGCTATAGGATGGGCGTACAATGCTATAAAAAAAAGAATATATTTTAATAGATAGTGATTAAAAGGAATAAGGGGGAAAATTAATGAACTTAGTTTTTATAACAAAATTTTATCCATTCGGACTTGGCGAAACATTTATAGAAAATGAAATTAAAATAATGTCTAATTACTATGATAAAATTTTGATCATTTCTTGTGATGTCCAGGACTGTGATAAAATAATTAGGCCTCTTCCTAAAAATGTAGAAGCCATCAAATTATCTGGAATGTCTCGTTTTGACAAGGCGAAGAGTGTAATCAAAGGAAGCAAGTATATTATTTCCAGTGATGAAAGTATCATGTATGAAATGCAGGATTGCAGAAACATACTACAAAAAATATTCGTCGGATATTTTGAACAAAAGAACCAACATTTATCGGCTCAAATAATTGATTCAAAACTTTTACGTGATTTTTGTGATAATGATTTTATATTATATAGTTATTGGTTTTTTAGTACTGCAAAATTAGGTGTTGAAATCAATAATAAGTATAATTCGCTATTTTTCTTTAGTAGAGCCCATCGCTATGATTTATATGAAGAACGTAGTTTAATAAAACGTCTTCCTTTCAGGAATCTTCTACTAGAAGAATGTGATAATGTGTTACCTTGCTCAGAAAATGGAACAAGTTATCTAAAGAAAAAATATCCGAATTTTTCTAATAAAATAATGACATCATTACTCGGTACCCTAGATTATGGTATAGCTCCTTATTCTGCTGACGGTAAATTTAGAATTGTAAGTTGTTCTAGAGTGGAGTCTGTAAAAAGACTGGATAAACTTGTTTTGGCACTTGAACTTTTGCAAAATGAATATACTAATATTGAATGGGTACACATAGGTGATGGTACTAAATACAACAAAGTTTATAATCTGGCAAAAAAAAGGTTAAAAAACATTAAAGTTTCTTTTTTTGGGGCACTATCAAATTCTGATGTTTTGGAATTTTATAAAAATAATCCAATTGATTTATTTGTTAATGTGAGTTCTAGCGAAGGACTACCGGTCTCAATTATGGAAGCAATAAGCTTTGGAATACCGGCTCTCGCTACTGATGTAGGGGGTACATCCGAGATTGTTATTGACAATGTAACAGGAAAATTAATGAGAGATGATTTTAAAAATGAGGATCTTTTTGATGGAATAAAATATTTTATTCTATCTGAAAACAAGGAAACAAAAATACAATTAAGAGAATCATGTAGAAATTATTGGAAAGAAAATTTTCAAGCAGAAAAAAACTATAATTTATTGCATACATATCTAATTAAGGAGGAATAAGATGAAAGTGTCTGGTAAAATTGCGCTTCTTAAGCGTTGGACTAAAATTATCACAGGACGAAATCGTGTTGCTATACCCCAGGGGGTTGGGAAAATTTATTCAAAAAACGAAATTCTAGGATACTATAATGATTTAACTGGAAAAGTAAATGATGATACTTTATTAGACGATCAAGGAATACCGTTAAATTTGATAGGAAACGGAGATCTTGTTTACTTCCCAATTAGTATTTTTCAATACGCTTTGGGCATGTGGGATAAATTCTTGCTAGAAAAAGATAATAGTTATAAAAATAAATTTCTTCAATTAGCTGAATGGGTAATTCTAAATCAAAAAAATGATGGATCTTGGAACTGTTTTGGTCCTATTGGATATGAATATTTTTCTGTCTCATCCATGGGGCAAGGTGAAGCTATATCGGTAATGCTACGTGCTTATGTCTGCAATAGAGATTCAAAATGGCTTGATGCCACGACTAAAGCTATAGAATTTATGTGTTTAGATGTCGAAAGTGGAGGAACAATACTTCACGAAAATGGAAAAATTTATTTAGAAGAGTATCCATCTATAGACGAAAATTTGTCACATCCAAAGGTAACGGTTTTGAATGGCTGGATTTTTTCACTTTTTGGTATGTATGATTATTTACAAATTATAGAAAATGAAAAAGTAGAGGAGATTTACTTAAAGTCGATAGACACATTAAAAGAAACTCTTTGTAAATATGACATGGGATATTGGACTTATTACGATCGCTCTGGTTTAATCGCTAGCCCTGCATATCATAATCTTCATGTGAATCTTTTACTAGTTTTATCTGATTTAACAGGAGAGGTTTATTTCAAAGAAATTGCAATAAAGTGGGAACAGTATCCTTTAAAAAAGATGAATGTTATTAGAGCTGTATATAGAAAAATAATTCAAAAAATGGGTGAAAGTTCAGAAGGAGTAATTATAAAATGAAACGCGTATTATGTATAGTTGGTGGCATGAATGCTGGTGGTGCAGAAACTTTTTTAATGAAAATATACAGAGAATTAGACAAGTCTAAGTATCAAATGGATTTTTGTGTCACTACTAAGAAAAAAGGATTTTATGATGACGAAATATGCAGTATGGGCGGTAGAGTAATAAGGGTGGTTCCAAAAAGCGAAAACCCTATTAAATCCTTCTTTAGTTATTACTGCACAATAAAGAATAATAATTATAAAATTGTTCTAAGAACTTCGCAACACTCACTTTCTGCCATAGAGCTGTTAATTGGCTGGCTTGCAGGCGCTAAAACAAGGGTTTATAGATCTAGCAATTCCCAAACGATGGGTACTGGGATAGAAGCCGTTTTTCATAAAATGTTTTCCTTTCTGCCCAAAATTTTTGCAAATGTAAAAATTGCCCCTTCTGATAAAGCAGCAATTTTTATGTTTGGAAAACAAGAATATCAAAACGGTAAGGTTTTGATTTTGAAAAATGGAATTCCTATTGATGACTTTTTATTTAATGAAGATTTGAGAAAGAAAACTAGATGTGATTTGAAGATTGATGATAAGTTTGTCATGGGACACATAGGGAGATTTAGCAATCAAAAAAACCATAGGTTTTTAATAGATATTTTTAGTGAATTCAACAAAATAAAAACCAATTCTTGTCTACTTTTGATCGGCACAGGCGAGCTCAAGGATGATATTGTGTCATATATAGAAAATAAAGGCTTATCAAATAAGGTGTTTTTATTAGGCGTTAGGAATGATATTCCTGCATTGTTATCAGCTATGGACACTTTTGTTTTCCCTTCTTTTTATGAGGGGATGCCAAATACTGTTATTGAAGCTCAAGCAAATGGGCTATCTTCTTTTATATCTAATACTATTTCAAATGATGTCAAAATCAATGATAATGTGCATTTGCTCGATATCGAAACGCCCGCTGATAAGTGGGCAAATGTGATAGTAGATAAATATGACAGATTATCTATTGATGAATGTCAATTTAATCTGACAGCTAGTGGCTATAATATAAAGGATGTAGTTAAAATGTTTGAAAAAGAAGTTTTATTAAAGGAGGTAAATTAAATGGGCTTATTGTTTTTAACTATATTTTTGTTAATATCAACAATTATATATTGTGGTGGTAGAACCACTTTTGCAATTATGATGTCTTATTTAATTATTTCTCCAGATATTCAGATATTTGGAATGCAGATTGACTCTATTTACTTGGCTGTTCTGTATTTTTTAATACTTATATTGCGAACAAAACCAAAAATTAAAAAACCCCCAGTTGTTTTTAATGCATATCTTAAATTAATAATATTGGTATATCTTGTTTACAGTGTATCTTGGCTAGTATTTAGTAGATTAGACTTTGTAACATATCTTAGCTGTGTTACTGGTGCAATAAAAATTCTGCTATTTTTATTAGAGGTCTGGATAATGAATGAAAGTCTGGAAAATTTAGATTATACTTGTGAAACTGCTAAAATGATAGGAATCGTTCTAATAATAAATTTTGTTTTCATTTTATTTCAAAAATCTAGTTTAGATTTATCAATGACTTTTTTGGATACATATTTATCAAATGAAGAATACGAATATATGGTATATTCTACAAAATACGGTTACTATAACCGTTTCAATGGACTGTTTGCCTACCCGATGCACATGGGTCTTTTCGGTACTTATGCTATAGCTTTTTTGACAATGTATGATCACAAATTGAAATCTCTATTTAAATGGATTTTGATTTTTATAGCGGGATATATAGGGATTCTATCAGCATCCAAAAGTTTTATTTTTGGAGTAGTTATTTTTTACTGTTTAAATATGGTGAGGCTTTTTATTCAAAGTAAATCTACAGCCCCCAAAAAATATTCAGTGATAGGCGTATTTCTTATTGCAATGCTTTTTATTATTTTCTATAATCAAATATATAATCTTGTTTTAAATGTTTTTGGATCTAATTTTGCAAGATACATTTTGATGTTATCAACCCCAATGGAGATATTATCAACTCGTTTTGATGCGGATACGGGGGCTATAAATGATTTGATGTATTTTTTAGAAAACCACTTCTTTTTTGGGGTAGGCCCATCTAGTATTATGGGGGAATATGTAATGGATAATGCCTTCTATATGATTTTACACAATGGGGGGATGCTGGCAGTTAGTATCGTGGCTTATTTTTATACAAAACTTGTTTTTTTATGCAAAAATAAATCAAATCATCTAATAATGATATTTTTGGTATTTGTTACTGGATTAGGATTTCAAACTTGGATAGTTGAAACTATTTCGGTTTGGATAATATTTTATATTGTGCTTGATTTAAAAGAAAGTAGTAGTTTTTCTTTTGATTTAAAGTTCAAAAGAAGTAATCTTAAGGAAATGTGAAATTTTTATTAATTTAAAGAATAGATATTAATGTTCGCGGAAAGGCGGAGTGCTTAAATGAATAATTTATTTATTGTTAAAGATAAAGGGATGTATTTCTATCCTTTAGAAGAGAAATGCGTATGTTCCACAAGGGAAACAATATCTTGTCGCATATTGAAGAAAATATATACTAAATTAAATATTGCATTCCCTGCATATATTATTAATACCATTGTACTAGATTGGATTGCTAATTCACAAGATGTGATCGTAGTTACTGATTCAGCATTTAGCATATCTTTCGTGAAATTTTTAAAGAAAAAAAAAGTGAATATGTGCCTTTATTTTCAAAACGAAATAACAAATGAAAACTGTTATAAAATGTCTTTTTTTGATAATATATATACTTATGATAATGTAGATGCCAAAAAATATGGACTAAAATTTATGCACTATCCATACTCAGGAAAGGTAAAAAAAAATAATTCCACTAACTATCTTTATGACGTTTACTTTATTGGAAACGCAAAAGATAGAGAACCTCAAATCTTAAAATTATACGGAGAATTAAAAAAAGCAGGACTAAGTGTTCTTTTTAAAGTTGTTGGAGCAGAAAGCAAATCTATTAAAAGTGATAAGTATGTCAATTATGAAGAAAATTTAAAATATATAGAACAATCTAAGTGTCTTTTGGATATCAATGATGTTAATCAACACGCGCCATCGATTAGATATTTAGAATCAATTTTTTTGGAGAAAAAACTTATCACTACCCAAACCAACATAAGAACATATAAGTATTTTAATCCTGAAAATACTTTGGTCATAGATTCAGACAACTATTTTGATCAGCTTAATGATTTTATTGCCAAGGAATATAAAGAAGTAGAAACAAATTTTGATAATATTGATTTTCATAATTGGATTGATCTGTTTTATTAAGATTAAGAGAATTTAGTTAATATGGATACAGAGAAGGGATAAGAAAAATGAAAGCAGATAGAATAGAAATAATATTAGTTACAGGGGCTGCAGGATTTATAGGATCACATTTATGTGAGCAATTACTTAGAGAAGGAATAAACGTTATCGGAATAGATTCTTTTAATTCTTATTATGATGTCGAGATTAAGAAAAACAATGTGAAATTAATAGAAGCTACTGCAAAAGATAATGGCAAAAATTTCCAGATGCTTACAGGGGATATCAGAGACACACAGTTTCTAAACACGGTCTTTAGTAAATATAAAATTGATGCGATAGTTTCATTAGCTGCAAATGCAGGGGTTAGACCATCAATTGAAGAACCTTTAGAATATATTTCGGTAAATTTGGATGGACTAACTAAATTACTTGAATGTGCAAAAAATTACGGAATAAAAAAGTTTATTTTTGCGTCATCATCATCAGTTTATGGAAATAATAGGAAAACACCTTTTTCAGAAGAGGACCCTGTGGATAACCCTATTTCTCCTTATGCAGCCACAAAAAAAGCTGGAGAATTAATCTGTTATACATATCATTCGTTATATGATATTAATATTGCTTGCCTTCGATATTTCACAGTATATGGACCGAGGCAAAGACCAGATTTAGCAATTAATAAGTTTACAAGATTAATATTTAACGGCAGTAAGATTGAAATGTATGGTGACGGATCAACGGCACGAGATTATACATATGTTTCAGACGTTGTTTCAGGAACTATTGCAGCAATAAACTATCTCTCACGAGATGAAAGTATTTATGATATTTTTAATTTGGGCGGTTCGAATCCGATTAAGCTAATTGATCTAATTGATTTAATAGCTAAAACTTTAAATAAACCGGTTGAGATTATTACTAAGCCTATGCAACCTGGAGATGTTGAAGTTACGTTTAGTGATTTTAGTAGGGCACAAGAAAAATTAAACTACTATCCTCAAGTGACTATTGAAAAAGGGATTGAAAATTTTGTAAGATGGTATGTAAAGAACTCGGATTAGTAAATAACTAAATTTTAATAAAAAAATGGATTTTATCTGATGCATTTTTCTATAAAAATAATTTTTATAAAATTCAAAATGGGAAGGCGTTAAAATGAAAGGCATAATTTTAGCAGGTGGGAGTGGTACAAGATTATACCCTCTTACACAAGTAACAAGTAAACAATTATTACCAATATATGATAAACCTATGATATATTATCCATTATCAACCCTAATGTTAGCAGGTATAAAGAATATTTTAATAATCTCTACACCCGAGGATACACCAAGATTTAAAGATTTGCTTTGCGATGGTAACCAGTATGGGATTAACTTGGAATATAAAGTACAAGAAAGTCCTGACGGATTGGCACAAGCTTTTACTATAGGTGAAGAATTCATCGGAAGTGATAGCGTTGCTATGATTTTAGGAGATAATATTTTCTATGGACATGGGTTAACAAAAAGATTAAAAGAAGCAGAAAAGAAACAAGAAGGAGCGACTGTTTTTGGATATTATGTAGATGATCCAGAAAGATTTGGGATAGTTGAATTTGATGATAAAGGAAATGCATTATCATTAGAAGAAAAACCTGTTAATCCAAAGTCTAACTATGCAGTAACTGGATTATATTTTTATGATAACAAAGTGGTTGAATATGCAAAAAACTTAAAGCCAAGTGCTAGAGGTGAGTTAGAAATTACAGACATTAATAAAATTTATCTAGAAGAAAACAAATTAAGTGTAGAATTACTTGGTCGTGGATTTACATGGCTAGATACTGGTACTCATGAATCTCTTGCTGATGCCACTTCATTTGTGCAAACTGTGGAGAATTACACAAACAGAAAAATAGCTTGTTTGGAAGAAATATCATATAGTAATGGTTGGATTACAAAAGAGCAGTTAGAAGAAAGATGTCAGCTATATAGTAAGAATCAATATGGAAAATATCTAAAAGAGATATTAGATGGTAAATTTCAGTTTTAGGAGAATGTAATATGGAAGAACTATTAGAGTGGATTAATCATTTAAATGAAACAACACATGTAGACATAAAAACAAGTGAAATGAGTGATGACTCTTTTTGGTTTTTAGATACTCGAACAGGATATATAAAGAATCGTAATAATTCTTTCTTTTCCATTGCCGGAATTAAAGGAAATGTGAATAATAAAGAAATACAACAGCCTATCATCATACAAAATGAGATAGGCTATCTTGGTATTATATGTAAAGAGTTTGAAGGAGTTACAAAGTATTTGATGCAAGCGAAAATAGAACCAGGAAACATTAACTGTGTTCAGATTTCGCCTACAATACAAGCTACTAAAAGCAATTTCACTCAAAAACATGGAGGTAAGAAACCTGATTATTTAGATTTCTTCATTAATGCAAATGAGTATCAAATAATTGCAGATCAAATACAATCAGAACAGTCTTCAAGATTTTATAAAAAAAGAAATAGAAATATGATTATTAAGGTGACTGGAGATGTTGAAGTACTACCGAGATTTAGATGGATGACTTTATGTGAGATAAAAGAAATTATGAAGTATCGTAATTTAGTGAATATGGATACTAGAACTGTATTATCATGTTTACCACTTGTTGATGTAAACGCTAGTGATATTGATTGTCAGTTCAATTATTTATCAGAAGAATTTAAGAAATCAATACATTCGATAGAATATATTGATGAAATCACGTCTATATATCATAAAATAAATAATTACAAGATGTTTAACTACAATGAAGCTAAAATTGTCTCATTATATGAATTAGATAATTGGAATGTATCTAATTTAGGAGTATCATGTAAGAGTGATTTCCCATACGAAGTGAATATATATGATATTGAAATAGAAGGAAGAGAAGTAACTAAATGGCAACAGCCATTATTTAAAGCAAATGGTATTGCTTTATTTGGATTGATTAGAACAATAATTAATGGAGAGTATAAATATTTAGTAAAGTTATCACCAGAAATTGGTAATTTTGATGCAATGGAAATCGGACCAACAATACAAAAAGAATATGGTGAAACTTATCAAGAGGATGCTATAGAAGTCCTTTTTAAAGACAGAATAGATAGAAATATAAGTGTTTCTTTTGATTCTATTTTATCAGAAGAAGGCGGAAGATTTTATCATGAAGAAAACAGAAATATTATTTTAGATGTAGAGTATGAGGACTTAAAGGAGTTACCTTTAGAATACTCATTATTATCTTATCGTGCCTTAAATCACTTGAATTTAGTTAACAACTGTTTAAATATACAACTTAGAAATTTATTATCAACAATGGAGGTTTGTTAATGAATAAAATACGTATTGGAGTAATTAGTCCATCAGAAATAGCTTTTAGAAGATTTATGCCTGCTATTTTGAACCATGATTCGTTTGAATATGTAGGTGTGGCGTATCCAACTTCTGATGAATGGGATAATGCTTCCGTGTCACAACTAGATTTAGAAATTAATAAAGCAAAAGATTTCATGAAAGAGTACGGTGGAAATATATATGAAGGGTATAAATCGGTTATTAGCGACCCATCTATAGATGCAATATATCTTCCATTACCACCAGCTTTACATTATAAATGGGCCAAGTTGGCTTTAGAGAATAACAAACATGTTTTTTTAGAGAAACCATCGACTACAAATGAGAAAGACACATTAGAGCTTGTAGAACTAGCAAATAGCAAGTCACTAGCACTACATGAAAATTATATGTTTCAATATCATAATCAAATAGATCTATTAAAAGAATTAATAGATACTAAAGAAGTTGGTGAAACGAGACTGATTAGAACTAATTTTGGTTTTCCTAAAAGATTAAGTAATGATTTTCGTTATAACAAAGACTTAGGTGGTGGTGCATTACTTGATTGTGGAGGATACCCACTTAGATTAATGTCTAAATTAATGGAGCATGATTTGGAAGTAATAGCCTCTAAATTAGTATATAATGAAAATGATATTGACTTGTTTGGAAGTGTAATGCTTACAAACAGTGATGTAATAGGACAAGTGTCATTCGGTATGGATAATGCTTATAAATGTGATATTGAAGTATGGGGAAGTAATGGAACTATTTATACAGGCAGAGTATTTACTGCTCCAGAAGGTTTTGAAACATCAATAGTAATCAATAAAAATAATCAAGAGTCTACTATTTCTGTTAGAGGAGATGATACTTTCTACAAGTCTATTGATAAGTTTTATAAATGTATAACAGATGATAATATTAGAGAGTTAGAGTATAAAGAGTTATTAACACAAATTAGATTAGTTGAAGAAGTAAGAAAAGAGGGGAAGTAAAGTGAAAAAAGTAGAAACTAAGTTACCAGGAGTTTTTGTTATAGAACCAAATGTATTTTATGATTATAGAGGCTATTTCATGCAGTCCTATGCAATTAATACATATGAACCATTAGGAATCAATAATACATTTGTACAAGATAACCATGCTTTTACAGAAAAAAAAGGAACAATTAGAGCTATTCATTTCCAAAATGATCCTTTTGCACAAGCAAAATTAGTAAGATGTACTAGAGGGAGTATACTCGACGTAGCTGTTGATTTAAGAGAAGGGTCTCCAACTTACGGGATGTGGGATGCCGTTGAACTATCAGCTGAAAATTTTAAGCAAATTTATATTCCTAGAGGTTTTGGTCATGGGTATATGAC from Tannockella kyphosi harbors:
- a CDS encoding LCP family protein — translated: MIKKVTKTSTIAIMQLLATMVLLVVIYQLNMIPFKFLIVIIAILILFFIFMFRKMKKNEKRKRNIFYKLISVLVSVCMLIGSVYILQGSNLLSSITGGTTQVQTVSVIVLNDSGYEELTDIDGLSLGVNLNTDEANISQALSSLEEEISVSQVESSGFADMAESLYNGEVDAIIMNEVYRTTMENTYTNFDSETTVIWTYEIEEEIEDIAKEADVTNETFSIYISGIDTYGSVGTVSRSDVNLILTVNPTTKEILMTSIPRDMYVDVSYSTSLKDKLTHAGNYGINTSVETIENFLDIDINYYLKVNFTSLIDIVDALGGVNVYSQYSFTTLTGGYYISSGYNQLEGYEALCFVRERYSLPNGDYDRGINQTELLKAMIEKVISPTIITNYTSILNSIDGSFVTNMSESEIQSLIKMQISDMASWTFQTVQVEGTGGAYAYTASYPSQKLSVQYPVDSSVQEVSDYINAMMTGESITVE
- a CDS encoding exopolysaccharide biosynthesis polyprenyl glycosylphosphotransferase — encoded protein: MNTLLLPTLLITIESLVYLIIGNCLNIPLELSIRTLVLYLIFMFTYGHYSQRTTLIWDEMKNVAKAMFLYFIAIFMFVSVDTYPLSIFLYGCISVSMFLFAIGLSRFLRVKLRSYIARRTLVIGTGKEAVRYLDITKNNRFALTKVVGMVSLDATPKFGGKLFETQTISSKHINLGQYGYYQLDEVILKKRINQIVIILPDVERKITEEVMRDVNGKVRHIKFFVEGTGLITFSSVVQDFDGLLLVSTSRSTMSILDRILKRTVDILAGLVGCLINIPLALMIKYKYVKNGDKDPIIFCQDRIGKDGKTIKIYKFRTMIPNAEAVLEKLMDENPSIKKEYLINKKLRNDPRITPLGNKLRNSSLDEFPQFINVLKGEMSLVGPRPYLFREKEDMDIYFDAIVSCKPGITGMWQANGRSDVGFEDRCKLDDYYYNNWSVSLDFVIIYKTVKGVFYGKGAL
- a CDS encoding glycosyltransferase — protein: MNLVFITKFYPFGLGETFIENEIKIMSNYYDKILIISCDVQDCDKIIRPLPKNVEAIKLSGMSRFDKAKSVIKGSKYIISSDESIMYEMQDCRNILQKIFVGYFEQKNQHLSAQIIDSKLLRDFCDNDFILYSYWFFSTAKLGVEINNKYNSLFFFSRAHRYDLYEERSLIKRLPFRNLLLEECDNVLPCSENGTSYLKKKYPNFSNKIMTSLLGTLDYGIAPYSADGKFRIVSCSRVESVKRLDKLVLALELLQNEYTNIEWVHIGDGTKYNKVYNLAKKRLKNIKVSFFGALSNSDVLEFYKNNPIDLFVNVSSSEGLPVSIMEAISFGIPALATDVGGTSEIVIDNVTGKLMRDDFKNEDLFDGIKYFILSENKETKIQLRESCRNYWKENFQAEKNYNLLHTYLIKEE
- a CDS encoding glycosyltransferase family 1 protein, translating into MKRVLCIVGGMNAGGAETFLMKIYRELDKSKYQMDFCVTTKKKGFYDDEICSMGGRVIRVVPKSENPIKSFFSYYCTIKNNNYKIVLRTSQHSLSAIELLIGWLAGAKTRVYRSSNSQTMGTGIEAVFHKMFSFLPKIFANVKIAPSDKAAIFMFGKQEYQNGKVLILKNGIPIDDFLFNEDLRKKTRCDLKIDDKFVMGHIGRFSNQKNHRFLIDIFSEFNKIKTNSCLLLIGTGELKDDIVSYIENKGLSNKVFLLGVRNDIPALLSAMDTFVFPSFYEGMPNTVIEAQANGLSSFISNTISNDVKINDNVHLLDIETPADKWANVIVDKYDRLSIDECQFNLTASGYNIKDVVKMFEKEVLLKEVN
- a CDS encoding D-glucuronyl C5-epimerase family protein, with amino-acid sequence MKVSGKIALLKRWTKIITGRNRVAIPQGVGKIYSKNEILGYYNDLTGKVNDDTLLDDQGIPLNLIGNGDLVYFPISIFQYALGMWDKFLLEKDNSYKNKFLQLAEWVILNQKNDGSWNCFGPIGYEYFSVSSMGQGEAISVMLRAYVCNRDSKWLDATTKAIEFMCLDVESGGTILHENGKIYLEEYPSIDENLSHPKVTVLNGWIFSLFGMYDYLQIIENEKVEEIYLKSIDTLKETLCKYDMGYWTYYDRSGLIASPAYHNLHVNLLLVLSDLTGEVYFKEIAIKWEQYPLKKMNVIRAVYRKIIQKMGESSEGVIIK
- a CDS encoding glycosyltransferase family 2 protein; this translates as MNELVSIITPCFNSEDLIEETIRSVQEQDYTNWEMIIIDDCSSDGTSLIVEKFTRKDKRIKFIQLRNNSGAAVARNKGLDEAQGRFIAYLDADDLWVPNKLTMQIDFLVKNGYGFSCCDYEKIDIDGVSLNKYISMPKSMSYNQFLRNTIIQTVGVIIDLDIIDKKLLIMPNVRRGQDAATWLQILKSGTEFKGQNIVLAKYRRVPKSLSSNKIKAFKRTWYIYRHIEKLSFIKSFYCAIGWAYNAIKKRIYFNR